In one Lolium rigidum isolate FL_2022 chromosome 3, APGP_CSIRO_Lrig_0.1, whole genome shotgun sequence genomic region, the following are encoded:
- the LOC124704274 gene encoding uncharacterized protein LOC124704274 → MYDPHCKVGIFLFVQRKKYSCSPPMFLDFSSTYPFWALSAKPLIGTFLHYLHGVESLIKARAPWSSCSRESAIPMLHIENSFLHWRNERLRSSSSPAARSYLVHMKQVLFVSHRGTVMDIFFAHCSTQYHTCIFKKQIFSKTPMAEKMQAGTG, encoded by the exons ATGTATGATCCACATTGCAAAGTAGGGATCTTCCTCTTTGTTCAAAGAAAAAAATACTCTTGCAGTCCTCCCATGTTCCTAGATTTTTCTTCAACTTATCCGTTTTGGGCATTGTCTGCAAAACCCCTAATCGGTACTTTTTTGCATTACCTTCATGGTGTGGAGTCCCTGATCAAGGCCAGGGCGCCGTGGAGCTCATGCTCAAG AGAGAGTGCTATACCTATGTTGCATATAGAAAACTCATTCCTTCACTGGAGGAATGAGCGCTTGAGGAGCTCCTCTTCACCAGCAGCAAG gTCATATTTAGTCCATATGAAGCAAGTACTTTTTGTATCACACAGAGGAACTGTG ATGGATATATTTTTCGCTCATTGCAGTACACAGTACCACACATGTATTTTCAAG AAGCAAATTTTCTCAAAAACTccaatggcagaaaaaatgcaaGCTGGAACAGGCTGA